AGCATCCGGGCGGTCATCTCCTCGCTGCTGCTGCGCCCCCCGAGGCGGCTGTGCACCGAGGCGACGACGACGTCGACGCGCTCCAGCAGCTCGTCCGGGCAGTCCAGCCCGCCCGCCTCGGTGATGTCCACCTCGATGCCCGACAGCAGCCGGAACGGCGCCAGCTGTCCCGCCACCGACGCCACGAGGTCCAGCTGGCGCTCCAGCCGCTGCGGCGACAGTCCGTTCGCCACCCGCAGCCCTCCGGAGTGGTCGGTGAGGGCCAGGTACTCGTGCCCCAGCTCCACGGCCGTCGCCGCCACCTCGTGCGGAGGCGACCCGCCGTCGCTCCAGTCGCTGTGCACGTGCAGGTCTCCCCGCAGGGCGGCCAGCAGCGCCTCGCCGTCGTCGTCCAGGGGCGCCAGGGGCCCGGACTCCTCCCGGCGCCGCTCCAGCTCCGCCAGGTAGTCCGGCTGCTGCCCCCGGGAGGCCTGAGCGGCCACCGCGGCGGTCTTCGGCCCGACGCCCCTCAGCTCCGTGAGCGTGCCGTCGGCGAGCCGCTGGGACAGCTCCTCCGCCGGCAGGGCCGCCAGCACCGCGGCCGCCGTGCGGAACGCCTTCACCCGCGGCGTGGCGGCCTGCTCCCGCTCGAGGAGGAAGGCCGTGCGGCGCAGCGCGTCCACCGGGTGCACCGCCCCATCCCACCAGCGATCGCGCCGGGGCGCCGCCCGCGGGCGACGGCCCGAGGTCCGGAAGGGGGTTGCTCTGAGCGCCCGGGACCCGTGATGCTCGGGGGCAGCGCGTACGATCTTCCTCGACCCCCGTGCGAGGGACTCCGGGTGAGCGCAGCTCACCGGCGCCCCCCGGGAGGACCCTGGACCCGTCGTCCGGGCGGCGGGACCCCCCCTCTCGCCGCCCGGGCGGCGGCCGGAGGCCCTCCTGAGGCCCCTGCGCTGGGGTTTCCGCTGATGATCAGCGGTGGCGCCGCTACCGTTCAGGGATGGAGCGCAGCCGGCGCCTCGACGACGACGCCCTCGCCGAGGAGATCGAGCTGTACGGGGACCTCGTCGTCGCCGCCTCGGAGGCGGGTGACGTCCTCCCGCAGGCCGAGATCGACCGCCTCCTGGGCGTCGAGGTGACCGCCGACCCCCCGCAGGGCTCCGGCGGCGGCTCCGCTGCGCCCGACCAGGTGATCGACGGGTCCCGCGACGGGGCCGGACGAGGGGCGGTCGCGCAGCCCCCCGGGGCCTGACGCCCGCTGCCTTAACCTGGCACTCCCGGCACGGCCGGACCCGACCGTCCCTGGAGCACCACCCATGCGCCTGCTGCCGCGCGACAGCGCGATCTTCGACGACGTCACGGCGCTGGCGGAGCACGTGGTCGTCGGGGCGGACGTCCTGGTGCGGATGCTCGGCGAGGACGGCGCGGACCGCTCCGACCTCGCCGACCGCCTCGTCGCCGTGGAGCGGGCCGCCGACGACGCCACCCGCCTCGTGGTCCGTCGCGTCACGTCGAGCTTCGTCACCCCCTACGACCGCCGCGACCTCGTCGCCCTCGCGCACGGCCTCGACGACTGCGTCGACGCCCTCGCCGAGGTCGCCGCCGTCGTCATGGCCACCGGGGTGGGGGAGCTGCCCGCCGCCGTGGTCGAGCAGGTGGCCCTCGTCCAGCGGCAGGCCGAGGTCACCGCCCCCGCCATGGCCCGGCTGCGCTCCGTGCGCGACCTGGTCGACTACTGGGTGGAGGTGCGCCGCCTCGAGCACGAGGTGGGCCGGACCCACCTGGCCGTCCTGGCGCAGGTGCACCGCGGCGGGCTCCGCGCGACCGCGGACGTGCTCGACGCCGTCGCCGCCACGGAGGTCGCCTCCCGCCTGGCCGCCGTGGCCCGCGCCTTCGAGCAGGTCTCGCGCACCGTCGAGACCATCGCCGTCCAGGAGGCCTGAGCCGGTGGACCCCGCCACCGGGACGGTCCTCGCCGTCGTGGTCGTCGCAGCGCTCGTCTTCGCCGTCGTGAACGGCGCCCACGACGCCAGCGACGTCATCGCCACCCCGGTGGTCACCGGCGCCCTGACGCCGCTGGCGGCCCTCGTGATCGCGGCCGTGCTCAACGGGCTAGGGGGCATGCTGGGCAGCCGGCTCGCCGAGACGGTGGCCTACGGCGTGCTGACCCCCCTCGACGGCGCGGCCGGGCTGGTCCTCGTGCTCGCAGCACTGGTGGGGGCCACGGCCTGGAACCTCCTCACCTGGTGGCGCGGGATCCCCAGCAGCTCCACGCACGCCCTCGTGGGCGGTCTGGTCGGCGCCGGGGCCGTGGTCGGGGCCAGCGTCGACTGGCCCAGCGCCGCCCTCCAGGTGGCGCTGCCGCTGCTCGTCTCCCCGCTGCTGGGGTTCCTCGTGGCCGGGCTGGTGGCCCTGGGCATCGCCTGGTGCCTGAGGCACGCCGCGCCCGGGCGCGCGCACCGCCTGTTCCGGTTCGCCCAGGTGGTCTCCAGCAGCGGCGTGGCGGTGGGCCACGGCCTGCAGGACGCGCAGAAGACCATGGGACTGGTGCTGCTGGCCCTCGTGGCCGCCGGGGCCCTCCCCCACGGCGCCGAGGTCCCCTGGTGGGTCGCCGTGTCCGCGTCGGGCGCTCTCGCCGTCGGCACCCTCGCGGGCGGCTGGCGCATCGTGAGGACGCTCGGGAGCCGCATCACCACCCTCGACCCGCCGGCCGGGTTCGCCGTCGAGGCCACCACCACGGGGGTGCTCGCGCTGTCCGCGGCGGGCCTCGGCGTGCCCGTCTCCACCACGCACACCGTCACCGCGGCCATCGCGGGCGCGGGCGCGGTGCGCCGACCGTCGGCCGTGCGCTGGCGCGTGCTGCGCCGCATCGCCTGGTTCTGGGTGGTCACCGCCCCGGCGTCCGCCGCGGCCGGAGCCCTCTGCGCTGCGGCGCTGCTGCCCCTGCTCAGCTGAGAGGAACCGCAGCCGGGCGCCCGGCTGCTGTCCCGGTGGGCCCCGGAACCGCACGGGGGCGCCCGGCTGCGGAGCGTGCGGCTGCGGGTGTGTGCGGCCTGAGACGCCGCAGGGGCGCCGACCCCGCGGTCGGCGCCCCTGCGGCGCTGGTGCTGGCCCGAGGGCCGGCGGTCACCCGAAGCGGCCGGAGACGTAGTCCTCGGTGGACTTCTGGCTCGGGTTGGAGAACATCGTGGCGGTGTCGGCCATCTCGATGAGCTTGCCCGGCTTGCCCGTGCCCGCGATGTTGAAGAAGGCGGTCGAGTCGGAGACGCGCGAGGCCTGCTGCATGTTGTGGGTCACGATGACGATCGTGTACTCGCTCTTGAGCTCCTGGATGAGGTCCTCGATGGCGAGCGTGGAGATCGGGTCCAGCGCCGAGCAGGGCTCGTCCATGAGCAGCACGTCGGGCCGCACCGCGATGGCGCGGGCGATGCACAGCCGCTGCTGCTGACCACCGGACAGGCCGGCGCCGGGACGGTCGAGGCGGTCCTTGACCTCGTTCCAGAGGTTGGCTCCCCGGAGGGAGGACTCCACCAGGTCGTCGGCCTCCGACTTGCGCATGCGCTTGCTGTTGAGGCGCGCGCCGGCCAGCACGTTCTCGGCGATGGACATCGTCGGGAACGGGTTGGGGCGCTGGAACACCATGCCGACCGTGCGGCGGACGTCCACCGGGTCGACGTCGGAGGCGTACAGGTCCTGGCCGTCCATGACGACCTTGCCCTCCACGCGGGCACCGGGGATGACCTCGTGCATGCGGTTGAGCGACCGCAGGAACGTGGACTTGCCGCAGCCCGACGGGCCGATGAAGGCCGTGACGGAGCGGGGCTCGATGGCCATCGAGACGCCCTCGACGGCCAGGAAGTCGCCGTAGTAGATGTTCAGGTCAGAGACGTCGATGCGCTTGCTCATGGCCGCCTTCCAGTGCGGTCGGTAACGCGGTCGGTACGGGTGTCGGGTCAGCGGGTCCTGGGCGAGAAGGCCCGCGAGACGACCCGTGCGATGAGGTTGAAGGCCATCACCAGGATGACCAGGACCAGTGCCGCCGTCCAGGCCCTGTCGATCGACGCCTCGGCGGGCAGGGTCGGAGCGGCGTAGGAGAACCACGAGAAGGTGGGCAGCGTGGACATGCGGCCCTCGAACGGGTTGTAGTTGATGGCCGTGGTCACGCCGACGGTGACCAGCAGGGGAGCCGTCTCACCGATGACGCGGGCGATGGCGAGGGTCACGCCGGTGGCGATGCCGGCCACCGAGGTGCGCAGCACCACCTTCACCACGGTGCGCCACTTCGGGACGCCGAGCGCGTAGGAGGCCTCGCGGAGCTCGTGCGGCACCAGGCGCAGGATCTCCTCGGTGGACCTCACGACCACGGGGATCATGAGCACGCACAGGGCGACGGAGCCCATGATCCCCAGGCGCGCCTGGGGGCCGAGGATCAGCACGAACAGCGCGAAGGCGAACAGGCCGGCGACGATCGAGGGGATCCCGGTCATGACGTCCACCAGGAAGGTGATGGCGCGGGCCACGTGGCCCCGGCCGTACTCGACCAGGTAGACCGCCGTGAGGATGCCGATCGGCACGGAGATCAGCGTGGTGATGGCGGTGATGATCAGCGTTCCGGTGATGGCGTGGACGGCGCCGCCGCCCTCGCCCACGATCCCGCGCATCGAGTAGGTGAAGAACTCCACGTCGAAGCGGGCGGCCCCCCGGGAGATGACGGTCCACGTCACGGAGAGCAGGGGGATGAGCGCCAGCAGGAACGACCCGACGACGAGGCTCGTGACGAACCGGTCGGTGGCCTTGCGGCCGCCCTCGACGGCGCGGGACGCGACGACCAGCACGATCATGAAGGTGATGGCCGTGAGCACGAGGAACCCGGCGAGGCTGAAGCCCGCCAGGGCGAGCACGGCCGCGGAGAACGCGGCGGCCAGCGCGAGGGCGCCCCACGGGGCCCACACCGGCAGGTGGCGGCTGTGGCCGAGGCCGATGCCCGGGCCGGAGGTGGTGAGCTGCGACACGGGGGTCAGCCCTTCGACGTGCGGGCCACGATGGCGCGGGCCGCGAAGTTGACGAGGAAGGTGATGACGAAGAGCACCAGGCCGGTCGCCACCAGCGTGTTGACGGCCAGGCCGCTGGACTCCGGGAACTGCAGCGCGATGTTGGCCGCGATGGTCGCCGGGTTCTGGTTGCTGATGAGGTTGAACGTGATGCCGCCGCCGATGGACAGCACCGCGGCCACGGCCATCGTCTCGCCGAGGGCACGGCCCAGGCCGAGCATGGAGGCGGCGACGACGCCGGACTTGCCGTACGGGATGACGGCGTACTTGATCATCTCCCACCGGGTGGCGCCGAGCGCCAGCGCGGCCTCCTGCTGGAGGGTCGGCGTCTGCCGGAACACCTCCCGGGAGAGGGCGGTGATCACCGGGAGGATCATCACGGCCAGCACGAGGCCGACGGTGAGCATCGTCCGGCCCGAGCCGACCGGCCCGGCGAACAGGGGGATCCAGCCCAGGTTCTCGGTGAGCCACGCGTAGATCGGCTGGAGCGCCGGGGCGAAGACGAACACGCCCCACAGGCCGTAGACGATGCTCGGGATGGCCGCGAGCAGGTCGATGACGTAGCCCAGCGGGGCCGCCAGCCTGCGGGGCGCGAAGTGCGTGATGAAGAGGGCGATGCCCACGCCCAGCGGGGCGCCGATGACCAGCGCCAGCGCCGAGGAGATGAGCGTCCCGAAGACGAGGACGCCGGCGTAGCGCCAGAACCCCTGGCCGCCCGCGATCTCCGAGGCGGGGGCGACGAGGGCCGGGGCCGCCTGGTAGATCAGGAACGCTGCGACGCCGGCGAGGATCACGAGGATGGTCAGCCCGGCGCCGGTGGCCAGACCGGCGAAGACGCGGTCTCCGGGGCGCTGCCGCACCCGCTGGGCGGGAGCCGCTTCGCGCGGCGGAGTGGAGGTGGCGGTCACGAGGTGCCTTCCTGGGCGGGACCTGGGCGCAGGGCGGACGGGCGGGACGGGCGGAGCCTGGCGCGAGTGCGGCGCCGGCGCCAGACCCCGCTCACCGCGAGGTCTGGCGCCGGCGCCGTCACCTGCTCGGGACTACTTGATGAGCTCGAGCGACTTGGTGATCTGCTCGCGCAGCGAGTCGGAGATCGGGGCGGAGCCGGCGGCCTTCGCCGCGGCCTCCTGGCCCTCCTCGCTCGTCACGTAGGTGAAGTAGCCCTTGACGTTGGTGGCGTCAGCGGCGTTCTCGTAGGAGGTGCAGCCGATGAGGTAGCTGACGAGGATCACCGGGTACGCGTCCGTGGCGGTGGGCGTGCGGTTGACGTCCAGCGCGATGTCGCCGTCGGGGCGGCCGGAGGCCGGGGTGGCCTCGTCGAGGGCCTTCGCGGCGGCCTCGGCGGTGGGGGCGACGAAGGCGCTGCCCACCTGCACGTTGACGTGGCCGAGGTCCTTGGCCTGGGACTCGTCGGCGTAGCCGATGGAGCCGGCGGTGGCCTTGATGGCCGCCACCACGCCGGAGGTGCCCTGCGCCGCCTCGCCGCCGGAGGCGGGCCACTTCTGCGCGGCCGGGTAGCTCCACGCGCCACCCGAAGCCTTGGCCAGGTAGTCCGTGAAGTTCTGGGTGGTGCCCGACTCGTCAGCGCGGTGGACCGTGTTGATGGCGGTCGAGGGCAGGGTGACGCCGGAGTTCAGGGCGGTGATCGCCGGGTCGTTCCAGGTGGTGATCTTGCCGTCGAAGATCTGCGCGATGACCTGGGGGCTGAGCTTCAGGTCCTCCACGCCCTCGAGGTTGTACGCGATGGCGATCGGCGAGACGTAGTTCGGGATGTCGATCGCGGAGCCGCCCTTGCAGCGGGTCTGCGCCTGCGTGAGCTCCTCCGCCTTGAGGTAGGCGTCGGAACCGGCGAACTGCACCGCACCGGAGAGGAACTGGGTGCGGCCGGCGCCGGAGCCCTGCGGGTCGTAGTTGACCTGGAGGTCGGGGCTGGAAGCGGTGATGCCCGCGATCCACGCCTGCTGCGCGGCCTGCTGCGCGGAGGAGCCGGCGCCGTTCAGGGTGCCGGTCAGCTCGGCGCCGGTGGAGCTGGCGCCGGAGGAGGCGGTGTCGGTGGAGGTGGAGCCGGCGCCCCCCTCGTTCGCGGCGCACGACGACAGGCCGAGGGAGAGCACGATGGCCGCGGGGATGGCGGCGCGACCGAGGGTGCTGCGCTTCACGTGAGGTACCTCTCGAAGGCGTGGGATGCGCCGCCGCTGGCTCGTGGCTGCAGGCTGGCGCGATCGGGCGGCTCGGAAGTTACGGTCCGGAGGTGAAGGGGTGGCCCGACCCAGGTGAACGGCGGGCGAACATGCTGGTCAGGTGCGCAGTCACGATCTGGTCACGGCGGCGGGTCCCCCCGGAGGGAGCAACGCCGCTCCCCCCGGGGCCACTGCGGGTCAGCGGTCGGTGACTCTGCGTCCCCGGTCGGGCTGGGTCTCGCCGGCCTCGAAGAGGTCCCGCGCGGGGCCGAGCACCAGCGGGTCGGCCTCGCCGACCAGCGCCTCGTCCTTGCCGGTGTAGTCCAGCTGGCGCAGCACGTGGCGCATCGCCTCCAGGCGGGCGCGCTTCTTGTCGTTGCTCTTCACCACGGTCCACGGCGCGTCGTCGGTGTCCGTGGCCAGGAACATCGCCTCCTTGGCCGCCGTGTACTCGTCCCAGCGGTCCAGGGAGGCCAGGTCCATCGGGGAGAGCTTCCACTGCCGCACCGGGTCGATCTGGCGGATGGCGAACCGGGTGCGCTGCTCGGCCTGGGAGACGGAGAACCAGAACTTCACCAGGGTGATGCCGGAGGCCACGAGCATCCGCTCCAGGTCGGGCGCCTGGCGGTAGAAGGCCTCGTACTCGTCCTCCGTGCAGAAGCCCATCACCCGCTCGACGCCGGCGCGGTTGTACCAGGACCTGTCGAACAGGGCGATCTCCCCGCCCGCGGGCAGGCGCTCCACGTAGCGCTGGAAGTACCACTGGGTGCGCTCGCGCTCGGTGGGCTTCTCCAGCGCCACCACGTGGGTGCCGCGGGGGTTGAGGTGCTCGGTGAAGCGCTTGATGGTGCCGCCCTTGCCGGCGGCGTCGCGGCCCTCGAACAGCACCACGAGCTTCTCGCCGCGGTCCACCAGCCAGCGCTGCATCTTCAGCAGCTCGATCTGCAGCAGCCGCTTGGTGGTCTCGTACTCCCGCCGCGTCATGCGGCTCGGGTAGGGGTAGCCCTCGCGCCAGGTGTCGACCTCGCTGCCGTCGGGCCGCAGCAGCACGGGCTCGCCCTCGCCGTCGACCTCCACCCGCAGGCCGTCGAGGTGCTCGCCGAGAGGGCCCGGGGGCCCCTCCTCCAGGTCGGTGTCGTCCACCGCGGCGGTGGTGGCGCGAGGGGCGCCGGGCTGCAGGGGGTCTTCGGGCGCGCTGGGCGCCTCGCTGGTCCGGGTCGTCGTCACGCCCCGGTCATACCGGTGGCCGGCCGTCGGCCGGTGGACCGCGGGTGAACAGCAGTCGTCGGCCGACCACGAAGAGGCACGGCTCCGTCACGCCGTGAGCCGGAACTGGTGAACAGTGGGTGAACCCTCCACGCCCTGGGCGAAACGCTCTGGTGTCGGGGCGGGTGGTGCCGGACGCTGGGCACTCGTGACCACCGCCACCATCATCCTGGTGCTCCTGGTCGTGGTAGCCCTCTCGTTCGACTTCACGAACGGCTTCCACGACACGGCGAACGCCATGGCGACCTCGATCGCCACGGGCGCCCTGACGCCCAAGACCGCCGTCCTGCTGGCCGGGGTCCTGAACCTCGTCGGGGCCTTCCTCTCGGTGGAGGTGGCGCTCACCGTCACCAACGCCGTCGTGAAGATCCAGAACAGCGACGGCACACCGGTGGCGGCCCTGACCGGCGACGGCGGAACGGCCTTGCTGGT
This portion of the Quadrisphaera setariae genome encodes:
- the pstB gene encoding phosphate ABC transporter ATP-binding protein PstB → MSKRIDVSDLNIYYGDFLAVEGVSMAIEPRSVTAFIGPSGCGKSTFLRSLNRMHEVIPGARVEGKVVMDGQDLYASDVDPVDVRRTVGMVFQRPNPFPTMSIAENVLAGARLNSKRMRKSEADDLVESSLRGANLWNEVKDRLDRPGAGLSGGQQQRLCIARAIAVRPDVLLMDEPCSALDPISTLAIEDLIQELKSEYTIVIVTHNMQQASRVSDSTAFFNIAGTGKPGKLIEMADTATMFSNPSQKSTEDYVSGRFG
- a CDS encoding inorganic phosphate transporter, which encodes MDPATGTVLAVVVVAALVFAVVNGAHDASDVIATPVVTGALTPLAALVIAAVLNGLGGMLGSRLAETVAYGVLTPLDGAAGLVLVLAALVGATAWNLLTWWRGIPSSSTHALVGGLVGAGAVVGASVDWPSAALQVALPLLVSPLLGFLVAGLVALGIAWCLRHAAPGRAHRLFRFAQVVSSSGVAVGHGLQDAQKTMGLVLLALVAAGALPHGAEVPWWVAVSASGALAVGTLAGGWRIVRTLGSRITTLDPPAGFAVEATTTGVLALSAAGLGVPVSTTHTVTAAIAGAGAVRRPSAVRWRVLRRIAWFWVVTAPASAAAGALCAAALLPLLS
- a CDS encoding PHP domain-containing protein, with the protein product MHPVDALRRTAFLLEREQAATPRVKAFRTAAAVLAALPAEELSQRLADGTLTELRGVGPKTAAVAAQASRGQQPDYLAELERRREESGPLAPLDDDGEALLAALRGDLHVHSDWSDGGSPPHEVAATAVELGHEYLALTDHSGGLRVANGLSPQRLERQLDLVASVAGQLAPFRLLSGIEVDITEAGGLDCPDELLERVDVVVASVHSRLGGRSSSEEMTARMLGALEHPRVRVLGHCTGRLVSPGADVHRPAKRPEAPFDAAAVFARCAERGVAVEVNSRPERLDPPMRLLRQALEAGCLVSIDTDAHAPGQLDWRPFGVARAAAAGVDPDRVVTTWPVERLLGWLRGAG
- the pstC gene encoding phosphate ABC transporter permease subunit PstC gives rise to the protein MTATSTPPREAAPAQRVRQRPGDRVFAGLATGAGLTILVILAGVAAFLIYQAAPALVAPASEIAGGQGFWRYAGVLVFGTLISSALALVIGAPLGVGIALFITHFAPRRLAAPLGYVIDLLAAIPSIVYGLWGVFVFAPALQPIYAWLTENLGWIPLFAGPVGSGRTMLTVGLVLAVMILPVITALSREVFRQTPTLQQEAALALGATRWEMIKYAVIPYGKSGVVAASMLGLGRALGETMAVAAVLSIGGGITFNLISNQNPATIAANIALQFPESSGLAVNTLVATGLVLFVITFLVNFAARAIVARTSKG
- the pstA gene encoding phosphate ABC transporter permease PstA, with the protein product MTPVSQLTTSGPGIGLGHSRHLPVWAPWGALALAAAFSAAVLALAGFSLAGFLVLTAITFMIVLVVASRAVEGGRKATDRFVTSLVVGSFLLALIPLLSVTWTVISRGAARFDVEFFTYSMRGIVGEGGGAVHAITGTLIITAITTLISVPIGILTAVYLVEYGRGHVARAITFLVDVMTGIPSIVAGLFAFALFVLILGPQARLGIMGSVALCVLMIPVVVRSTEEILRLVPHELREASYALGVPKWRTVVKVVLRTSVAGIATGVTLAIARVIGETAPLLVTVGVTTAINYNPFEGRMSTLPTFSWFSYAAPTLPAEASIDRAWTAALVLVILVMAFNLIARVVSRAFSPRTR
- a CDS encoding DUF47 domain-containing protein, with the translated sequence MRLLPRDSAIFDDVTALAEHVVVGADVLVRMLGEDGADRSDLADRLVAVERAADDATRLVVRRVTSSFVTPYDRRDLVALAHGLDDCVDALAEVAAVVMATGVGELPAAVVEQVALVQRQAEVTAPAMARLRSVRDLVDYWVEVRRLEHEVGRTHLAVLAQVHRGGLRATADVLDAVAATEVASRLAAVARAFEQVSRTVETIAVQEA
- the ppk2 gene encoding polyphosphate kinase 2 is translated as MRVEVDGEGEPVLLRPDGSEVDTWREGYPYPSRMTRREYETTKRLLQIELLKMQRWLVDRGEKLVVLFEGRDAAGKGGTIKRFTEHLNPRGTHVVALEKPTERERTQWYFQRYVERLPAGGEIALFDRSWYNRAGVERVMGFCTEDEYEAFYRQAPDLERMLVASGITLVKFWFSVSQAEQRTRFAIRQIDPVRQWKLSPMDLASLDRWDEYTAAKEAMFLATDTDDAPWTVVKSNDKKRARLEAMRHVLRQLDYTGKDEALVGEADPLVLGPARDLFEAGETQPDRGRRVTDR
- the pstS gene encoding phosphate ABC transporter substrate-binding protein PstS, whose product is MKRSTLGRAAIPAAIVLSLGLSSCAANEGGAGSTSTDTASSGASSTGAELTGTLNGAGSSAQQAAQQAWIAGITASSPDLQVNYDPQGSGAGRTQFLSGAVQFAGSDAYLKAEELTQAQTRCKGGSAIDIPNYVSPIAIAYNLEGVEDLKLSPQVIAQIFDGKITTWNDPAITALNSGVTLPSTAINTVHRADESGTTQNFTDYLAKASGGAWSYPAAQKWPASGGEAAQGTSGVVAAIKATAGSIGYADESQAKDLGHVNVQVGSAFVAPTAEAAAKALDEATPASGRPDGDIALDVNRTPTATDAYPVILVSYLIGCTSYENAADATNVKGYFTYVTSEEGQEAAAKAAGSAPISDSLREQITKSLELIK